The following proteins are co-located in the Imtechella halotolerans genome:
- a CDS encoding c-type cytochrome, with the protein MVKFIILGYSIVLITVFCALKQDNELQQSVARGAVVYADFCITCHQGNGQGVQGAFPPLAQSDFLLNKRVESIKAIKYGLKGEIVVNGVTYNGNMASQGLSDEEVADVMNYILNSWGNKGGKIVTVEEVTKIKR; encoded by the coding sequence ATGGTAAAATTTATAATTCTAGGATATAGTATTGTTCTAATTACAGTATTCTGTGCTCTTAAACAAGATAATGAACTTCAACAAAGTGTTGCAAGAGGGGCTGTAGTGTATGCTGATTTTTGTATTACTTGTCATCAAGGAAACGGACAAGGAGTCCAAGGCGCATTTCCTCCACTTGCACAATCAGATTTCTTATTAAACAAGAGAGTTGAGAGTATCAAGGCAATTAAGTATGGTCTTAAGGGAGAGATTGTAGTTAATGGAGTCACCTATAATGGCAATATGGCTTCTCAAGGACTTTCTGATGAAGAAGTAGCAGATGTAATGAATTATATATTGAACTCTTGGGGAAATAAAGGAGGTAAAATAGTCACTGTAGAAGAAGTGACAAAAATAAAACGATAA
- the udk gene encoding uridine kinase, translating into MLIIGIAGGTGCGKTTVVNQIINELPEDEVGVISQDSYYNDTSHLSYEERTRINFDHPRAIDFDLLATHLQELRKGNTIEQPVYSFVKHNRTKDTIHTHPRKVMIVEGILILTHPDIRDMFDIKIFVHADTDERLIRRIRRDINERGRDIDEVLNRYQTTLKPMHDQFIEPTKEFADIIIPNNKYNTVAVDIVRTIIHNRLV; encoded by the coding sequence ATGCTTATCATTGGAATTGCAGGGGGAACTGGTTGTGGTAAAACCACAGTAGTTAATCAAATTATTAATGAATTACCAGAAGATGAAGTGGGAGTAATTTCCCAAGATTCATACTATAACGATACCTCTCACCTTTCTTATGAAGAGAGAACCCGTATCAATTTTGACCATCCGCGTGCCATTGACTTTGACTTACTTGCTACACATTTACAAGAGCTTCGCAAGGGAAATACTATTGAGCAGCCAGTGTATTCATTTGTAAAACACAATAGAACTAAAGATACCATTCATACACATCCACGTAAAGTAATGATTGTAGAGGGTATTCTAATTCTCACACATCCCGATATCCGAGACATGTTTGATATCAAAATATTTGTACATGCCGATACAGATGAACGACTGATACGTCGCATACGTAGGGATATAAACGAAAGAGGTCGAGATATTGATGAAGTTCTTAATCGATACCAGACAACTCTAAAACCAATGCACGATCAGTTCATTGAGCCTACAAAAGAATTTGCTGATATTATTATTCCAAACAACAAATACAATACAGTTGCCGTTGATATTGTACGCACTATCATTCATAATAGGCTTGTTTAA
- a CDS encoding FtsB family cell division protein: protein MNFKELIRNKWFKIFSNIYVLILSFFVIWMLFFDTNSWLTHRELSKEIKKLEKQRQHLLQEINEDKQQIEKLNTLEGIEKFGREAYYLKKENEEIYLIEYDSTEK from the coding sequence ATGAATTTCAAAGAACTCATCCGCAATAAATGGTTTAAAATCTTCAGCAATATCTACGTGCTGATTCTCAGCTTCTTTGTTATTTGGATGTTGTTTTTTGATACCAATTCATGGCTTACTCACAGAGAATTATCCAAAGAAATTAAAAAATTGGAAAAACAACGTCAACATTTACTTCAAGAAATAAATGAAGATAAACAGCAAATAGAAAAGCTAAATACACTAGAGGGAATTGAAAAGTTTGGCCGAGAAGCCTATTACTTAAAAAAGGAAAATGAAGAAATATATCTTATTGAATACGATTCAACAGAAAAGTAA